Proteins encoded together in one Aeromonas encheleia window:
- a CDS encoding tetratricopeptide repeat protein, giving the protein MKVLSILLVGILCFSSSGLALAAGGGGSSGGGSSGDGGSGSSSTQRQLQRVEQLVGAQQWQQAEALLRDLRQDAANSADVWNWSGYVARKSGRLAQAFPYYDKALRLDPEHRGAHEYLGEAYLQNGEPQKAQEQLRILQGLCGRCEEADDLSAALRAAPQPKKPSSSFLLGG; this is encoded by the coding sequence ATGAAAGTCCTGAGCATATTGTTGGTGGGCATCCTGTGCTTCAGCAGCAGCGGCCTGGCGCTGGCGGCAGGGGGCGGCGGCAGCAGTGGTGGAGGGAGCAGCGGGGACGGTGGATCAGGCTCGTCGTCGACCCAGCGGCAGTTGCAGCGGGTCGAGCAGCTGGTCGGGGCGCAGCAATGGCAGCAGGCCGAGGCGCTGTTGCGGGATCTGCGCCAGGACGCGGCCAACTCCGCCGACGTCTGGAACTGGTCAGGCTACGTGGCCCGCAAGTCTGGCCGGTTGGCGCAGGCCTTTCCCTATTACGACAAGGCGCTGAGGCTAGATCCGGAGCACCGCGGCGCCCACGAGTATCTGGGGGAGGCCTATCTGCAAAATGGTGAACCCCAGAAGGCGCAGGAGCAGCTGCGGATCTTGCAGGGCCTGTGCGGGCGATGCGAGGAGGCTGACGATCTGTCCGCCGCGCTGAGGGCGGCGCCCCAGCCGAAGAAGCCGAGCTCCTCCTTCCTGCTCGGCGGTTGA